The following proteins are co-located in the Bacillus pumilus genome:
- a CDS encoding bifunctional GNAT family N-acetyltransferase/carbon-nitrogen hydrolase family protein: MAEKLDLTRFEKRMVIRNIREEDIDRIIALQEVCFPGMDPWKREHLESHLEHFPEGQFCAEFEGEIIGSCSSLLINFDEYDDRHTWQDITDDGYITNHNPDGMNMYGIEVMVSPEYRRMKIGHRLYEARKDLARRLNLKSIIIGGRIPNYHKYQQEMTPRQYVEQVMLHQIYDPVLSFQLLNEFSLMRINPNYLPDDKASSTYATLMEWNNVDYRPQSKRYYKSAFPVRICVIQYAMKQIHSFEEFMNQVEYYVDVASDASADFAVFPEIFTTQLMSYLEERSPSLAVQRITEYTEDYINLFTDLSVKYNINIIGGSHFVEEEGKIYNIAYLFRRDGTIEKQYKLHITPNERKWWGISSGDQVRVFDTDCGKIAIQICYDIEFPELARIAADKGAKIIFTPFCTEDRQGYLRVRYCAQARAVENQIYTVISGTVGNLPQTENMDVQYAQSAIFAPSDFEFARDGIVGECNPNIEMVVVGDVDLEILRRQRQDGTVRQLKDRRRDVYHIEYKK; this comes from the coding sequence ATGGCAGAAAAACTAGATTTAACGCGTTTTGAAAAAAGAATGGTGATCCGTAATATCAGGGAAGAAGATATTGACCGAATCATTGCGCTGCAAGAGGTATGCTTTCCGGGCATGGATCCTTGGAAACGAGAGCATCTTGAAAGTCATCTCGAGCATTTTCCGGAAGGACAGTTTTGTGCGGAATTTGAGGGAGAAATCATTGGCTCTTGTTCAAGTTTATTAATTAACTTTGATGAATACGATGATCGGCACACTTGGCAGGACATTACAGATGATGGGTACATCACGAATCATAATCCAGATGGAATGAACATGTATGGAATCGAAGTGATGGTTAGTCCTGAGTACCGCCGCATGAAAATTGGTCATCGTTTGTATGAAGCTAGAAAAGATTTAGCGAGAAGATTAAATTTAAAAAGCATCATCATTGGCGGACGTATCCCGAATTATCATAAATATCAACAGGAAATGACGCCTCGCCAATATGTGGAGCAGGTGATGCTCCACCAAATTTATGATCCAGTTTTATCTTTTCAGCTGTTAAATGAATTTAGTCTCATGCGGATCAATCCGAATTACTTGCCGGATGATAAAGCGTCTAGCACATATGCGACGTTAATGGAATGGAACAATGTCGATTATCGTCCGCAATCGAAAAGATATTATAAATCGGCCTTCCCGGTTCGAATTTGTGTGATTCAATATGCGATGAAACAAATTCATTCCTTTGAAGAATTTATGAATCAGGTGGAGTATTACGTTGATGTCGCATCAGATGCGTCGGCTGACTTTGCCGTTTTCCCAGAAATTTTCACGACACAGCTCATGTCTTATTTAGAAGAACGATCACCAAGTCTTGCGGTACAACGGATCACGGAATATACCGAGGACTACATTAATTTGTTTACAGATCTCTCTGTGAAGTACAACATTAACATTATCGGTGGGTCCCACTTCGTTGAAGAGGAAGGGAAAATCTACAATATTGCGTATTTATTTAGACGTGATGGAACGATTGAAAAACAATATAAGCTCCACATCACACCAAATGAAAGAAAATGGTGGGGAATTTCAAGCGGTGATCAAGTCCGTGTATTTGATACTGACTGCGGCAAAATTGCGATCCAAATTTGCTACGATATTGAATTTCCTGAGCTTGCTCGGATTGCTGCTGACAAAGGAGCAAAAATTATTTTCACTCCGTTCTGTACAGAAGACCGCCAAGGCTATTTACGGGTGCGTTACTGTGCACAGGCTAGAGCGGTTGAAAATCAGATTTATACAGTCATCTCTGGAACTGTCGGAAATCTTCCGCAAACCGAAAATATGGATGTCCAATATGCACAATCTGCTATTTTTGCCCCTTCTGACTTTGAATTTGCAAGAGATGGGATTGTAGGAGAATGTAATCCAAATATTGAAATGGTTGTCGTTGGTGATGTTGATTTAGAAATTTTGAGAAGACAGCGGCAAGATGGAACGGTACGTCAGCTGAAAGACCGTAGAAGAGATGTGTATCATATTGAATATAAGAAATAA
- a CDS encoding HAD family hydrolase: MVKAIIFDFDGLILDTETHEYEVLQEMFAEHESELPLSVWGNVIGTQAGFKPFEYLEEQLGKTLDHEALTADRRSRFQKRMKDESARPGVEVYLEAAKELGIKIGLASSSDYKWVSDHLKQIGLFDYFECIRTADDVEEVKPNPELYLQTASCLGVEPKDCVAFEDSVNGSVAAKRAGMKCVIVPNKVTSTLQFEEYDVRLESMAEIELLQLFHQLEKEDQ; this comes from the coding sequence TTGGTAAAGGCGATTATATTTGATTTTGACGGATTAATTTTAGATACAGAAACACATGAATATGAAGTTTTACAGGAAATGTTTGCGGAGCATGAATCGGAGCTGCCTCTTTCTGTATGGGGTAATGTGATTGGGACGCAGGCAGGCTTTAAGCCATTTGAATATTTGGAAGAGCAGTTAGGGAAGACGCTAGATCATGAGGCTCTCACAGCGGACCGGCGTTCCCGTTTTCAAAAGAGAATGAAGGACGAATCAGCAAGACCAGGCGTAGAAGTTTATTTAGAAGCAGCTAAGGAGCTAGGGATTAAGATTGGACTTGCCTCCAGCTCAGATTATAAATGGGTGTCTGATCACCTGAAGCAAATTGGTCTTTTCGATTACTTTGAATGTATCCGCACGGCTGATGATGTGGAAGAAGTCAAACCAAATCCAGAACTTTATTTGCAAACCGCAAGCTGCTTAGGTGTAGAGCCGAAAGATTGCGTGGCATTTGAGGATTCTGTGAATGGCTCAGTTGCTGCCAAACGAGCAGGCATGAAATGTGTCATCGTGCCAAACAAAGTGACGAGCACGCTGCAATTTGAAGAATATGATGTCAGATTAGAATCCATGGCTGAAATCGAATTGCTCCAGCTATTCCATCAGCTTGAAAAAGAGGACCAGTAA
- a CDS encoding 5'-nucleotidase C-terminal domain-containing protein: MKRILSIRMICCLVLVIFSLQSLLPGMMAAEQAGASEKKETVWKQMKPMNIKKARQLIGETVTVSGIVTADQSAIGNGKLSTYIQDKTAGINIYSAQPKSFPELKAGMKVTVTGKVASYKGLIEIVPVQNRLKVDAVNQTLPAPKRVSIQQLETDQAGKYEGRLVKVKGYVESKPDQPAGGGYNVVIIDKKYHSTILRVMADTGAIDQVKTGKWYEFTGVLSRYDTLQMLPRHKDDVKLLKRQPKPPKIKKEYHSTVDRVVDGDTIHLKKPVLGTTKVRFVNMDTPETYHKPKNELDQNQLRFGQQATDYLKTLLSSGDKVTLKIGPEAKDGYGRLLAQVKTKKGVNTNLELLKKGYAPTYFIWPVGDEKDYHTFQQAVKEAKEKGLGIWNEADPLLEQPFEFRAREQKKGLARYVGDSSAKTYVSPENWKDVDVDKRVFFASKEEAEQAGYQPAEEPSEVPLTILSINDLHGKIDQEYELDIKGDGSKGMYGRMDYVAAYMKQKQAAHKNTITVHAGDMIGGSSPVSSLLQDEPTVELMENIGFDVGTVGNHEFDEGVDELLRILNGGDHPKGTKGYDGQNFPLVCANCEYKDTGKPLLPAYEIIDVEGIPVAFIGVVTKSAAGMVMPEGIKDIQFTDEVKAVNEATTELKQKGVKAIAVLAHMTASQNGDTITGESAKLAKEGDDEIDVIFAGHNHEVVNGEVNGKLIVQAFEYGKAIGEVSVTLDRKTKDIVKKSANIQYVDQSSIEKDKEAAAILAHYGKEVEPIISEVVGEAGVKMEGGYSNDGDTPLGNLIADGMRYSMKSDFAMMNGGGIRQNLEKGPITWGDLFNIQPFGNVLVKLEIKGKDLVEIIEAQISPQFGPDYSISGFSYSYDPLTYQVVDLKLPDGSAVAFDQTYTLTVNNFMATATGSKYAPIGRLGKNPETGPEDLEATVAFVKSFEGASIVYQKEGRIQKAKQEEKAAAS; this comes from the coding sequence ATGAAACGTATTCTATCAATTCGAATGATCTGTTGTTTGGTTTTGGTGATCTTTAGTCTGCAATCCTTACTGCCTGGCATGATGGCAGCAGAGCAGGCAGGGGCATCTGAGAAGAAGGAAACTGTGTGGAAACAAATGAAGCCAATGAATATCAAGAAAGCCCGTCAGCTGATAGGAGAGACGGTTACGGTGAGCGGAATTGTGACAGCAGATCAATCCGCTATAGGCAATGGGAAACTATCAACATATATTCAAGACAAAACAGCTGGAATCAATATTTATTCAGCGCAGCCTAAAAGTTTCCCGGAACTGAAAGCCGGCATGAAGGTGACGGTGACTGGCAAGGTTGCGTCTTATAAAGGGCTGATCGAAATTGTGCCAGTTCAAAACCGCCTGAAGGTAGATGCTGTGAATCAAACATTGCCAGCGCCGAAACGAGTCTCCATTCAACAACTGGAAACGGATCAGGCAGGTAAATATGAAGGAAGACTCGTGAAGGTAAAAGGCTACGTGGAATCAAAGCCGGATCAGCCTGCTGGCGGTGGATATAATGTGGTCATCATAGATAAAAAATATCACAGTACTATCCTTAGAGTGATGGCTGATACAGGTGCCATTGATCAGGTGAAGACAGGGAAATGGTATGAGTTTACAGGGGTTTTAAGCAGGTACGATACGCTGCAGATGCTTCCAAGACACAAGGATGATGTCAAACTGCTGAAACGCCAGCCAAAGCCGCCGAAAATCAAGAAAGAATATCATTCAACGGTTGACCGTGTGGTGGATGGAGATACCATTCATTTAAAAAAGCCTGTGCTAGGTACAACCAAGGTGCGCTTTGTGAATATGGACACGCCTGAAACCTATCATAAGCCAAAAAATGAATTAGATCAAAATCAACTGCGCTTTGGACAGCAAGCGACTGACTATTTAAAGACGCTTCTTTCAAGCGGTGATAAAGTCACGTTAAAAATTGGCCCTGAAGCGAAGGATGGCTACGGACGTCTGCTAGCTCAAGTGAAAACCAAAAAAGGGGTCAATACGAATTTAGAGCTTTTGAAAAAAGGATATGCTCCCACTTATTTCATCTGGCCAGTTGGAGATGAAAAAGACTATCATACGTTCCAACAAGCAGTTAAAGAAGCGAAGGAAAAAGGGCTGGGTATTTGGAACGAAGCGGATCCTCTGCTGGAACAGCCGTTTGAATTTAGAGCACGCGAGCAGAAAAAAGGACTCGCACGTTATGTCGGTGATTCATCTGCGAAAACCTATGTATCCCCTGAAAACTGGAAAGACGTAGACGTAGATAAACGTGTCTTTTTTGCTTCAAAAGAGGAAGCAGAGCAGGCTGGATATCAGCCGGCAGAGGAACCCAGCGAAGTACCATTAACGATTTTAAGCATAAATGATTTACATGGTAAAATCGATCAAGAATACGAGCTGGATATAAAAGGTGATGGCAGTAAAGGAATGTACGGACGAATGGATTATGTGGCGGCATATATGAAACAAAAACAAGCAGCACACAAAAATACAATTACGGTCCATGCAGGGGATATGATTGGTGGAAGCTCTCCGGTATCTTCTCTGCTGCAAGATGAACCAACAGTTGAACTCATGGAGAACATTGGCTTTGATGTTGGCACGGTCGGCAATCATGAATTTGATGAAGGCGTAGACGAGCTATTGCGTATCTTAAATGGCGGAGATCACCCTAAAGGCACAAAGGGGTATGATGGCCAGAACTTTCCGCTCGTTTGTGCGAACTGTGAATACAAGGATACTGGCAAACCGCTTTTACCTGCCTATGAAATCATAGATGTCGAAGGAATTCCTGTGGCATTTATCGGTGTTGTGACGAAGTCAGCCGCAGGAATGGTGATGCCAGAAGGGATTAAAGACATTCAGTTTACAGATGAAGTGAAAGCCGTCAATGAAGCAACGACGGAACTAAAGCAAAAAGGGGTCAAAGCCATTGCAGTGCTGGCTCATATGACAGCCTCTCAAAATGGCGATACCATTACTGGGGAGAGTGCGAAGCTTGCCAAAGAAGGTGATGATGAAATTGATGTCATTTTTGCAGGACATAATCACGAAGTGGTCAATGGAGAAGTCAATGGGAAACTAATCGTTCAAGCCTTTGAATATGGGAAAGCCATTGGCGAAGTGAGTGTCACACTTGACCGGAAAACGAAGGACATTGTGAAAAAGAGTGCCAATATCCAGTATGTAGACCAATCTAGTATTGAAAAAGACAAGGAAGCAGCCGCCATTTTAGCTCATTACGGAAAAGAAGTTGAGCCAATCATTAGTGAGGTTGTGGGAGAAGCAGGCGTAAAAATGGAAGGCGGGTATTCAAATGATGGAGATACACCGCTCGGTAACCTCATTGCGGATGGCATGAGATATTCAATGAAAAGTGACTTTGCCATGATGAATGGCGGTGGCATCAGGCAAAACCTCGAAAAAGGGCCGATTACTTGGGGAGATCTCTTTAATATTCAGCCATTTGGCAATGTTTTAGTCAAGCTGGAGATTAAGGGGAAGGACTTGGTTGAGATCATTGAAGCACAAATATCTCCTCAATTTGGGCCAGATTATAGCATTTCGGGTTTTTCATATTCCTATGATCCGTTAACATATCAAGTAGTCGACTTGAAGCTGCCAGATGGTTCAGCCGTTGCTTTCGATCAAACGTATACACTCACGGTGAATAACTTCATGGCAACCGCAACTGGAAGTAAATATGCGCCGATAGGCCGGCTAGGGAAAAACCCTGAAACGGGCCCAGAAGATTTAGAAGCAACCGTTGCCTTTGTGAAGAGCTTTGAGGGTGCTTCCATTGTGTATCAAAAAGAGGGACGCATTCAAAAAGCAAAACAAGAAGAAAAGGCAGCAGCAAGCTGA
- a CDS encoding DUF5365 family protein, protein MRLMKAATDLQEQAIEEISKDVEDLLSHVVNEEQQEALQKQRPLTFIDGVYNGTMDDAFRILSGLQLLHTIILKPKRHVTKQDRELFERNREQVNACGFSFPFDLDDFVSRHLQNA, encoded by the coding sequence GTGAGATTAATGAAAGCTGCTACAGACCTGCAGGAGCAGGCAATTGAAGAAATATCAAAGGATGTTGAAGATCTTTTATCCCATGTTGTCAATGAAGAGCAGCAGGAAGCGCTTCAAAAACAGCGCCCGCTTACATTCATTGATGGGGTTTATAACGGGACGATGGATGATGCTTTTCGTATTTTATCGGGTCTTCAGCTATTACATACCATTATTTTAAAACCTAAACGTCATGTAACAAAACAAGATCGTGAGTTATTCGAGCGGAACCGTGAGCAGGTCAATGCGTGCGGCTTTTCTTTTCCGTTTGACTTAGACGATTTTGTGAGCCGCCACCTTCAAAATGCGTAA
- a CDS encoding VOC family protein, whose product MGRQSKHLYINLPVKHVKESRVFFEQLGFDFQQQFTNDQTACLVIDDTITVMLLSLKHFQSISEKQLVDAKQASEVIISMRVDSREEVDELVEQAIAAGGSPFKEKQDHDFMYGWSFQDLDGHLWEVFYMDEERSGLS is encoded by the coding sequence ATGGGACGACAATCGAAACATTTGTATATCAACTTGCCGGTAAAGCATGTGAAGGAATCAAGGGTTTTTTTTGAGCAGCTGGGCTTTGACTTCCAACAGCAGTTTACGAATGATCAGACCGCTTGCTTGGTCATTGACGACACGATCACTGTCATGCTGTTATCCCTTAAGCATTTTCAATCCATTTCAGAGAAACAATTGGTCGATGCAAAGCAGGCATCTGAGGTGATTATCTCGATGCGGGTCGATTCAAGAGAAGAGGTTGATGAGCTGGTAGAGCAAGCGATTGCAGCAGGCGGTTCGCCGTTTAAGGAAAAGCAGGATCATGATTTCATGTATGGATGGAGCTTTCAGGATCTTGATGGTCATTTGTGGGAAGTGTTCTATATGGATGAGGAGAGAAGCGGCCTTTCATAA
- a CDS encoding class D sortase: MKKWLALTVMTAGIVLLGWGIWQIASTHLHTAQSLEEAKKAVAVDQGISKKQFAPQMGKAAGILTIPKLKADLPIVEGTDADDLAKGVGHYKGSYYPDQNGQIVLSGHRDTVFRRTGELDIGDQLKITVPYGEFVYEITHTKIVNQHDTSIITLQNEKEELVLTTCYPFHFVGNAPERYIIYAKRASA; this comes from the coding sequence ATGAAAAAGTGGCTGGCACTTACTGTGATGACAGCAGGTATTGTCCTGCTCGGCTGGGGAATTTGGCAAATCGCCTCTACTCATCTTCACACAGCACAATCATTAGAAGAAGCGAAGAAGGCCGTAGCGGTCGATCAAGGGATATCAAAGAAGCAGTTTGCTCCTCAAATGGGGAAAGCTGCTGGCATCTTGACGATTCCGAAATTAAAAGCAGATCTTCCCATTGTTGAGGGGACAGATGCGGACGACCTTGCCAAAGGAGTAGGGCATTATAAAGGCAGTTATTACCCTGATCAGAATGGACAAATCGTTCTGTCAGGTCACCGGGATACGGTGTTTCGCCGGACAGGGGAGCTGGACATTGGGGATCAGCTGAAAATCACTGTGCCGTATGGTGAGTTTGTTTATGAAATCACGCATACGAAAATTGTGAATCAGCATGATACATCCATTATCACCTTGCAGAATGAAAAAGAAGAGCTGGTGTTAACTACATGCTATCCATTCCATTTTGTCGGCAATGCACCAGAGCGGTACATTATTTATGCAAAAAGAGCATCTGCATAA
- a CDS encoding AEC family transporter: MEFLLVLMPVFGIFLIGYIGQKAIGFDIHTLSSMSLYLMSPFLAFETFYQNKVSMDYVYLSIFVVGLCLSLVLCVFILSRIYGYSNETYCAMILSSAFMNNGNYGTPVVLLVFGAAGLDIAIVLMVLQQLVMSTIGMYYAAKGGEDAGNLRVVLKKVLRMPVAYGALIGLLFQLIDLSLPKELMTGVQLVGDAAIPTIMLILGMQLAVISFKQVEYRNISYAVLLKLFISPLIAFGFTLILPVDDLVKQIMVLVAAMPTAANTTLMAVQFRTKPEFVSSTTFLSTILSIVTLPVLLWILSMHPLG; encoded by the coding sequence ATGGAGTTTTTACTTGTCTTAATGCCAGTGTTCGGCATTTTCCTCATAGGGTATATCGGGCAGAAGGCAATTGGTTTTGACATACATACGCTCTCATCAATGTCTTTATATTTAATGTCACCATTTCTTGCGTTTGAAACCTTTTATCAAAACAAAGTATCGATGGACTATGTGTACCTGTCCATTTTTGTCGTAGGGCTTTGCCTTTCACTTGTTTTATGTGTCTTCATTTTATCTCGGATTTATGGTTATTCGAATGAAACGTATTGTGCCATGATTCTGTCGTCAGCATTTATGAATAATGGGAATTACGGTACGCCCGTTGTCCTGCTTGTTTTCGGAGCAGCTGGCTTAGATATAGCAATCGTTTTAATGGTTCTTCAGCAGCTTGTCATGAGTACAATCGGCATGTATTATGCAGCCAAGGGCGGAGAGGATGCGGGAAATCTAAGGGTCGTTTTGAAAAAAGTGCTGCGGATGCCGGTTGCTTATGGGGCACTCATCGGTCTATTATTTCAGCTGATTGACCTTTCATTACCTAAAGAGCTTATGACGGGTGTTCAGCTTGTTGGGGATGCGGCCATACCGACGATTATGCTCATTTTAGGCATGCAGCTGGCAGTGATTTCTTTTAAACAAGTGGAGTATCGAAATATTTCCTATGCTGTGCTGTTGAAGCTGTTTATCTCACCACTGATCGCATTCGGCTTTACGCTCATTTTACCGGTAGATGATTTGGTGAAACAAATTATGGTCTTAGTTGCAGCCATGCCGACAGCAGCGAATACAACGCTGATGGCTGTACAATTTCGAACGAAGCCTGAGTTTGTCTCAAGCACAACGTTTCTCAGTACAATCTTAAGTATCGTCACTTTACCTGTTTTATTATGGATTTTATCCATGCACCCTCTGGGATAG
- a CDS encoding RluA family pseudouridine synthase, giving the protein MSIKGHTLSLKVGEQQHGASLSHFLKTEVSASKPIIHFWMEHHKIRLNQKPALHAAKVSTGDQIIIDLFETEESDVTPEYGELEVLFEDEHLLIVQKPAGRPTHPNEKGQMGTLANLVAFHFQANGEEKRVRHIHRLDQDTSGTVIFAKHRLAHAVLDQMLSKKTINRTYIAIAEGLFKKKKGTVNAAIGRDKHHAVRRRISPTGQSAVTHFQVIENNKHLQMTAVKLQLETGRTHQIRVHLSSLGHPLAGDTLYGGIRDRIKRCALHAKKIDMKHPFTGEHLTIEAPLPPDMAELMDKIIH; this is encoded by the coding sequence ATGTCAATAAAAGGACACACGCTCTCACTAAAAGTAGGTGAGCAGCAGCATGGCGCTTCATTGAGTCATTTTTTAAAAACAGAAGTGTCTGCTTCTAAACCGATCATCCATTTTTGGATGGAGCATCATAAAATACGTTTAAACCAGAAGCCTGCCCTTCACGCAGCAAAAGTCAGTACAGGTGACCAGATCATCATCGATTTATTTGAAACGGAAGAAAGTGATGTCACGCCAGAATATGGTGAATTAGAGGTGCTCTTTGAGGACGAGCATTTATTGATTGTGCAAAAGCCAGCTGGTCGACCGACGCACCCGAATGAAAAAGGACAAATGGGCACACTGGCCAACCTAGTCGCCTTCCACTTTCAAGCAAATGGGGAAGAGAAGCGGGTGAGACATATACACAGGCTTGATCAAGACACAAGCGGCACCGTCATTTTTGCAAAGCACAGGCTAGCACATGCTGTCCTTGATCAAATGCTTTCTAAAAAAACGATTAACAGAACATACATCGCCATCGCAGAAGGACTGTTCAAGAAAAAGAAAGGCACCGTCAATGCGGCAATCGGCCGTGACAAGCACCATGCAGTCAGACGGAGAATCTCTCCTACTGGACAAAGTGCTGTGACTCATTTTCAGGTCATTGAAAACAATAAACACCTACAAATGACAGCCGTCAAGCTTCAATTAGAGACGGGAAGGACGCATCAAATTCGTGTCCATCTTAGCAGCCTCGGGCACCCTTTAGCTGGAGATACATTATACGGGGGTATACGTGATCGGATAAAAAGATGTGCCCTTCACGCCAAAAAAATAGACATGAAACACCCATTTACAGGTGAGCATCTCACCATAGAGGCGCCGCTTCCACCTGATATGGCAGAGCTAATGGACAAGATCATCCATTAA